In the Bradyrhizobium guangzhouense genome, one interval contains:
- a CDS encoding GumC family protein, whose translation MRLAFWRAGKDKAVIERAVSKAKLEAKLETKPGVEAKPAPDAAKQAPAESGDIDLHALGGALARKRGWIIVPTVLALVASVVIVNLITPRYKSESRILIDGRENVFLRPSSDRSTEERQALDPEAVTSQVQLVLSRDLAREIIKKNKLAERPEFDPVLQGISPLKSLAALVGIVRDPFSMTPEERVLDAYYDRLQAYAVDKSRVIVVEFQSQDPELAARVANSIAEGYLVLQQNARQDQARNASQWLAGEIDNLRKKVSDAEAKVEDFRSKSSLFVGTNNTTLSNQQMGEVNTQLNNARALKADAESKARLIREMLQSGKPIEASEVVNSELMRRLSEQRVTLRAQLAEQSSTLLGNHPRIKELKAQLNDLDGQIRDEAAKISRSLENDARIAGGRVDGLTTSLEQLKKQATSTNGQDVQLRALEREAKAQRDLLETYLAKYREANTRETIDTAPTEGRIISRGIVSNTPAYPKKLPIVLIATLATLLLSSGLVVTGELLRQTAPRAAAPAAPAAARREPVIDQVETDPAPLQPAMPDDTGVSELAEIGQLAESLKAAGASAKKVTVLGTAAGEAITLSALTLARHLAREARVVVVDLAASSPTIAAVSVDPTAPGLAELMQGQASFAQIITRDKFSRLHLVLAGRPGFDQSLLQSPRVTLAIDALLRAYDYVLLDAGGASELPAELLTTNARAVVVPEASMEADARTLMCEQLKAVGFSEVTMLSRPVRPSDAAETARVVAA comes from the coding sequence ATGCGTTTAGCGTTCTGGCGTGCCGGCAAGGACAAGGCTGTCATCGAGCGGGCCGTTTCGAAGGCCAAGCTTGAGGCCAAGCTCGAGACAAAGCCCGGAGTTGAAGCCAAGCCTGCGCCTGACGCCGCGAAGCAGGCGCCAGCCGAATCCGGTGACATCGATCTGCACGCGCTGGGCGGTGCACTCGCGCGCAAGCGCGGTTGGATCATCGTGCCGACGGTGTTGGCCCTCGTTGCTTCCGTCGTCATCGTCAATCTCATCACGCCGCGCTACAAGTCCGAATCACGCATCCTGATCGACGGACGCGAGAACGTCTTCCTGCGGCCGAGCAGCGATCGCAGCACCGAGGAGCGGCAGGCGCTCGACCCCGAGGCCGTGACCAGCCAGGTGCAGCTCGTGCTGTCGCGTGATCTCGCGCGCGAGATCATCAAGAAGAACAAGCTGGCCGAACGGCCGGAATTCGATCCGGTGCTGCAGGGCATTTCGCCCCTGAAATCGCTCGCGGCGCTGGTCGGCATCGTCCGCGACCCGTTCTCGATGACGCCGGAAGAGCGTGTGCTCGATGCGTATTATGATCGCCTTCAGGCCTACGCCGTCGACAAGTCGCGCGTGATCGTAGTCGAATTCCAGTCGCAGGATCCGGAGCTCGCCGCGCGCGTCGCCAATTCGATTGCCGAGGGCTATCTGGTGCTCCAGCAGAATGCGCGCCAGGACCAGGCGCGCAACGCCAGCCAGTGGCTTGCAGGCGAGATCGATAACCTGCGCAAGAAGGTCTCCGACGCCGAAGCCAAGGTCGAGGATTTCCGTTCCAAATCGTCGCTGTTCGTCGGCACCAACAACACCACGCTGTCGAATCAGCAGATGGGTGAGGTCAACACCCAGCTCAACAATGCGCGCGCGCTGAAGGCGGACGCCGAATCCAAGGCACGCCTGATCCGCGAGATGCTCCAGAGCGGCAAGCCGATTGAGGCGTCCGAGGTGGTGAACTCCGAGCTGATGCGGCGGTTGTCGGAGCAGCGGGTGACGCTGCGCGCCCAGCTCGCCGAACAGTCATCTACGCTGCTCGGCAATCATCCTCGTATCAAGGAGCTGAAGGCGCAGCTGAACGACCTCGATGGCCAGATCCGCGACGAGGCCGCCAAGATCTCGCGTTCGCTTGAAAACGATGCCCGGATCGCCGGCGGCCGGGTCGACGGGCTGACCACGAGCCTCGAGCAGCTCAAGAAGCAGGCGACATCGACCAACGGCCAGGACGTTCAGCTGCGGGCGCTCGAGCGCGAGGCCAAGGCGCAGCGCGACCTGCTCGAGACCTATCTTGCCAAATATCGCGAGGCCAATACCCGCGAGACCATCGACACCGCGCCGACCGAGGGCCGTATCATCTCGCGCGGTATCGTCTCGAACACGCCGGCCTATCCGAAGAAGCTGCCGATCGTGCTGATCGCGACTCTGGCGACGCTGCTGCTGTCCTCCGGCCTCGTCGTCACCGGCGAGCTGCTGCGCCAGACCGCGCCGCGCGCCGCCGCGCCGGCCGCGCCCGCGGCGGCTCGTCGCGAGCCTGTTATCGATCAAGTGGAGACGGACCCGGCGCCGCTTCAGCCAGCGATGCCTGATGATACCGGCGTCAGCGAATTGGCCGAGATCGGGCAACTGGCCGAGAGCCTGAAGGCTGCCGGGGCGAGCGCCAAGAAGGTCACCGTGCTCGGCACCGCCGCAGGAGAGGCGATCACGCTGTCAGCGCTGACGCTCGCGCGGCATCTGGCACGCGAGGCGCGCGTCGTCGTGGTCGATCTTGCCGCGTCTTCGCCGACGATCGCCGCGGTGTCGGTCGATCCGACCGCGCCCGGTCTTGCCGAGCTGATGCAAGGGCAAGCCTCGTTCGCGCAGATCATTACGCGTGACAAATTCTCGCGGCTGCATCTCGTCTTGGCCGGCCGTCCCGGCTTCGACCAAAGCCTGCTCCAGTCGCCGCGGGTGACGCTCGCAATCGATGCCTTGCTGCGCGCCTACGATTACGTGTTGCTCGACGCCGGTGGCGCCTCCGAGCTGCCCGCGGAACTTCTGACGACGAATGCCCGCGCCGTGGTGGTCCCCGAGGCGTCGATGGAGGCTGATGCGCGTACGCTGATGTGCGAACAGCTCAAGGCCGTCGGCTTCAGCGAGGTGACGATGTTGAGCCGGCCCGTGCGGCCGTCGGATGCCGCTGAGACGGCGCGCGTGGTCGCGGCGTAG
- a CDS encoding COX15/CtaA family protein: MTTISASKNPHRAVRWWLISVAALIALMVLVGGATRLTESGLSIVEWKPVTGSLPPLSEGQWTDAFEAYKKIPQYRELNAGMSLSEFKQIFWWEWSHRLLGRFIGIAYLLPFLFFLWRGGLSGELKRRLWLLFALGGLQGAVGWWMVASGLSERVEVSQYRLATHLVLALLIFAGIVWTVRRLADRPQLAVPARLRFTSAALVILTFIQIYFGALVAGLRAGRAYNTWPQIDGAFIPAAERLWFETPWWRNMFDNVLTVQFEHRMTAYLLFTLVALHAFDAVRSRAGSAARGALWLFAAVSLQLVLGILTLLNQVPIDLALSHQAVAIAVLTLAVMQAERLASRQSADVQPRAVPVGQAG, from the coding sequence ATGACGACGATTTCTGCCTCGAAAAACCCGCATCGTGCCGTGCGCTGGTGGCTGATCTCCGTGGCCGCCCTGATTGCGCTGATGGTGCTGGTCGGCGGCGCGACGCGACTGACGGAGTCCGGCCTTTCGATCGTCGAGTGGAAGCCGGTCACCGGCAGCCTTCCGCCGCTGTCGGAGGGACAGTGGACCGACGCCTTCGAGGCCTACAAGAAGATCCCGCAATATCGCGAGCTCAACGCCGGCATGAGCCTGTCCGAGTTCAAGCAGATCTTCTGGTGGGAGTGGAGCCACCGGCTGCTCGGCCGGTTCATCGGAATCGCTTATCTGTTGCCGTTCCTGTTCTTCCTGTGGCGCGGCGGCCTGTCGGGAGAGCTGAAGCGGCGGCTGTGGCTGCTGTTCGCGCTCGGCGGCCTCCAGGGCGCCGTCGGCTGGTGGATGGTGGCCTCTGGTCTCTCCGAGCGGGTCGAGGTGTCGCAATATCGGCTCGCGACGCATCTGGTGCTGGCGCTGCTGATCTTCGCCGGCATCGTCTGGACGGTGCGGCGGCTCGCGGATCGGCCGCAGCTCGCGGTTCCAGCGCGGCTGCGGTTCACCAGCGCCGCGCTGGTGATCCTGACCTTCATCCAGATCTATTTCGGTGCACTGGTCGCAGGCCTGCGGGCGGGGCGCGCCTACAACACCTGGCCGCAGATCGACGGTGCATTCATCCCGGCGGCGGAGCGGCTGTGGTTCGAGACGCCGTGGTGGCGCAACATGTTCGACAATGTGCTGACGGTGCAGTTCGAACACCGCATGACGGCGTATCTGTTGTTCACGCTGGTGGCGCTGCATGCGTTCGATGCGGTGCGCTCACGCGCAGGCTCGGCGGCGCGCGGTGCGCTCTGGCTGTTTGCGGCGGTCAGCTTGCAGCTCGTGCTCGGCATCCTCACGCTGCTCAATCAGGTGCCGATTGATCTCGCGCTCTCGCACCAGGCGGTTGCGATCGCCGTGCTGACCTTGGCGGTGATGCAGGCGGAGCGGCTGGCGTCGCGGCAGAGCGCGGACGTGCAGCCGCGCGCGGTCCCGGTCGGGCAGGCCGGTTGA
- a CDS encoding polysaccharide deacetylase family protein, which yields MASDDRWLERLQLELAWFSGQSLLRSRGAGAILRFEHVRPRRSGAFQPLRQHEITPQFLDRAIRTLKRWDYDFLGMDEVCRRAVTLPEKRRFVALTFDGASKDFISFAYPVLARHAVPFTLYVPTAFPDGVGEAWWLGLERVIARESRVSLMMGDKEQRFTVTDNAEKHALFSHLEGWLRSLPPADLSAAIADLCTRYSIDLLALSREASMDWEDLARLAADPLVTIGSATVNYPNLANMKDAAALREMTMGKAVAEAAFRREIRHLAYPFGDRSSFRRSHVVMAEEAGFASAVSTIPGIVDAEGRTNLRALPRISWDGRVRSLRMMRVLVSGVAFAPVKPTGSVTS from the coding sequence TTGGCATCCGACGACAGATGGTTGGAGCGGTTGCAGCTCGAGCTGGCCTGGTTCTCGGGCCAGTCCTTGCTGCGCAGCCGCGGCGCGGGCGCCATCCTGCGTTTCGAGCACGTGCGGCCGCGGCGGAGCGGCGCGTTCCAGCCGCTGCGCCAACACGAGATCACGCCGCAATTCCTCGATCGCGCCATTCGCACGCTGAAGCGCTGGGACTATGACTTCCTCGGTATGGACGAGGTCTGCCGGCGTGCGGTGACGCTGCCGGAGAAGCGGCGCTTCGTGGCACTCACCTTCGACGGCGCCTCGAAGGACTTCATCAGCTTTGCCTATCCGGTGCTGGCGCGCCACGCCGTGCCGTTCACGCTCTATGTTCCGACCGCCTTTCCCGACGGCGTCGGCGAGGCGTGGTGGCTTGGGCTCGAGCGGGTGATCGCGCGCGAGAGCCGCGTCAGCTTGATGATGGGCGACAAGGAGCAGCGTTTCACCGTTACGGACAATGCCGAAAAACACGCGCTGTTTTCGCATCTCGAAGGTTGGCTCCGCTCGCTGCCGCCTGCGGATCTATCGGCCGCGATTGCCGATCTCTGTACACGCTACAGCATCGATCTCCTCGCGCTCTCGCGCGAGGCGTCGATGGATTGGGAGGATCTGGCGCGGCTGGCCGCCGATCCGCTGGTCACGATCGGCAGTGCGACCGTGAACTATCCCAACCTCGCCAACATGAAGGATGCGGCGGCGCTGCGCGAGATGACGATGGGCAAGGCGGTGGCGGAAGCCGCGTTTCGCCGAGAGATCCGCCACCTGGCATATCCGTTCGGCGATCGGTCCTCGTTCCGGCGCAGCCACGTCGTGATGGCGGAGGAGGCCGGCTTTGCCAGCGCGGTATCGACGATCCCGGGCATCGTGGACGCGGAAGGGCGCACCAATCTGCGCGCGTTGCCGCGGATTTCATGGGACGGGCGGGTGCGCTCGCTGCGGATGATGCGGGTGCTGGTGTCGGGCGTTGCCTTCGCACCGGTGAAACCGACGGGCAGCGTTACGAGCTAG
- a CDS encoding O-acetylhomoserine aminocarboxypropyltransferase gives MSDRLPGFSTLAVHAGAQPDPTTGARATPIYQTTSFVFNDADHAASLFGLQAFGNIYTRIGNPTNAVLEERVAALEGGTAALAVASGHAAQVVVLQQLLQPGDEFIAARKLYGGSINQFTHAFKSFGWNVVWADPDDIASFERAVTPRTKAIFIESIANPAGSITDIEAISSVARKAGVPLIVDNTLASPYLIRPIDHGADIVVHSLTKFLGGHGNSLGGIIVDAGTFDWSTGGKYPMLSEPRPEYHGIRLQETFGNFAFAIACRVLGLRDLGPALSPFNAFMILTGIETLPLRMQKHCDNAKAVAEFLASHPAVASVSYAGLASDKYNQLARKYAPKGAGAVFTFSLKGGYDAGVNLVSKLQLFSHLANVGDTRSLVIHPASTTHSQLDDAAKVKSGAGPDVVRLSIGIEDKEDLIADLEQALSA, from the coding sequence ATGAGCGATCGCCTTCCGGGATTTTCGACCCTCGCCGTGCATGCCGGTGCACAGCCCGATCCGACCACCGGTGCGCGCGCGACGCCGATCTATCAAACGACGTCCTTCGTCTTTAACGACGCCGACCACGCCGCCTCACTGTTCGGCCTGCAGGCGTTCGGCAACATCTATACCCGCATCGGCAACCCGACCAACGCGGTGCTCGAGGAGCGCGTTGCCGCGCTCGAGGGCGGCACCGCTGCGCTTGCGGTCGCCTCGGGCCACGCCGCGCAGGTCGTGGTGTTGCAGCAATTGCTTCAGCCCGGCGACGAATTCATCGCCGCGCGAAAACTCTATGGCGGCTCGATCAACCAGTTCACGCATGCGTTCAAGAGCTTCGGCTGGAACGTGGTGTGGGCCGACCCCGACGACATCGCGAGCTTCGAGCGCGCGGTAACGCCACGCACGAAAGCGATCTTCATCGAGTCCATCGCCAATCCCGCTGGCAGCATCACCGACATCGAGGCGATCTCATCGGTGGCACGCAAGGCTGGCGTGCCGCTGATCGTCGACAACACTCTGGCCTCGCCCTATCTGATCCGCCCGATAGATCATGGCGCCGACATCGTCGTGCACTCGTTGACCAAATTTCTGGGCGGTCATGGCAATTCGCTCGGCGGCATCATCGTCGATGCCGGCACCTTCGATTGGTCCACCGGTGGCAAATACCCGATGCTGTCGGAGCCGCGGCCCGAATATCACGGCATCCGCCTGCAAGAGACGTTTGGCAATTTCGCCTTCGCGATCGCCTGCCGCGTGCTGGGCTTACGCGACCTTGGCCCGGCGCTGTCGCCGTTCAACGCTTTCATGATCCTGACCGGCATCGAGACGCTGCCGCTGCGCATGCAGAAGCACTGCGACAACGCCAAGGCGGTTGCCGAATTCCTCGCTAGTCATCCGGCGGTGGCCTCGGTGAGCTATGCGGGCCTGGCCAGCGACAAGTACAACCAGCTCGCGCGCAAATATGCGCCGAAGGGCGCAGGTGCGGTGTTCACCTTCAGCCTCAAGGGCGGTTACGACGCCGGCGTCAATTTGGTGTCGAAACTGCAGCTGTTCTCGCACCTCGCCAATGTCGGCGACACCCGCTCGCTGGTCATCCATCCGGCCTCGACCACCCACAGCCAACTCGACGACGCCGCCAAGGTCAAATCCGGCGCCGGCCCAGATGTCGTCAGGCTCTCGATCGGCATCGAGGACAAGGAAGACCTGATCGCCGACCTGGAGCAGGCGCTGAGCGCGTAG
- a CDS encoding DUF2842 domain-containing protein, translating to MTIRTRKFLGAILLLVLATVWALLGMAAAQMPWIAESGWRQAVYYVVVGMGWVLPAMPIVSWMQRPDRAKSSS from the coding sequence ATGACGATCCGCACCCGCAAGTTCCTCGGCGCCATTCTGCTCCTGGTGCTGGCCACGGTCTGGGCCCTGCTCGGCATGGCGGCGGCGCAGATGCCGTGGATCGCCGAGTCCGGCTGGCGGCAGGCGGTCTACTACGTGGTGGTCGGCATGGGCTGGGTGCTGCCGGCCATGCCGATCGTGAGCTGGATGCAGCGGCCGGACCGGGCGAAATCTAGCTCGTAA
- a CDS encoding undecaprenyl-phosphate glucose phosphotransferase, with product MEPLNARSMLDAATSAAAKPAETNFVERRRRLTPAALEVVNQKVARAYSPIVIAGIVRSIDFVLLSVVGIAVYVGYVMPHNGFSWVYPTEIVAVAVAAVVCFQAADIYQVQLFRGQLRQMTRMISSWSFVFLLFIGVSFFAKFGSEISRLWLAAFYFLGLAALVTERLILRSLVRNWARQGRLDRRTIIVGSDSNGEQLVEALRAQEDSDIHVLGVFDDRNDSRALDTCAGARKLGKVDDIVEFARRTRVDLVLFALPISAETRILEMLRKLWVLPVDIRLSAHTNKLRFRPRSYSYLGEVPTLDVFEAPITDWDLVMKWLFDRVVGSLALLAALPVMALVALAVKLDSPGPALFRQKRFGFNNERIDVYKFRSMYHHQADPTASKVVTKNDPRVTRVGRFIRKTSLDELPQLFNVVFAGNLSLVGPRPHAVQGKLQSRLFDEAVDGYFARHRVKPGITGWAQINGWRGEIDNEEKIQKRVEFDLYYIENWSVLFDLVILLKTPLSLLTKNENAY from the coding sequence GTGGAACCGCTCAACGCACGCTCGATGCTCGATGCCGCGACCAGCGCCGCGGCCAAGCCTGCCGAGACCAATTTCGTCGAACGCCGGCGCCGGCTCACGCCGGCCGCGCTTGAAGTCGTCAACCAGAAAGTCGCCCGCGCCTATTCGCCGATCGTGATTGCCGGCATCGTGCGCTCCATCGACTTCGTGCTGCTCAGCGTGGTCGGCATCGCCGTATATGTCGGCTATGTCATGCCGCACAACGGCTTTAGCTGGGTCTATCCGACGGAGATCGTCGCTGTCGCCGTCGCCGCCGTGGTCTGCTTCCAGGCCGCGGACATCTATCAGGTGCAGTTGTTCCGAGGCCAGCTCCGGCAGATGACGCGGATGATCTCGTCCTGGTCGTTCGTATTCCTGCTGTTCATCGGTGTCTCCTTCTTCGCCAAGTTCGGCAGCGAGATCTCGCGGCTGTGGCTTGCCGCCTTCTATTTCCTTGGCCTCGCCGCGCTGGTCACCGAGCGCCTCATCCTCCGTTCGCTGGTGCGCAACTGGGCACGCCAGGGCCGGCTTGATCGCCGCACCATCATCGTCGGCTCCGACAGCAACGGCGAGCAGCTGGTCGAAGCGCTGAGGGCGCAGGAGGATTCCGACATCCACGTGCTCGGCGTGTTCGACGACCGCAACGACAGCCGCGCGCTCGACACCTGCGCCGGCGCGCGCAAGCTGGGCAAGGTCGACGACATCGTTGAATTCGCCCGGCGCACCCGCGTCGATCTCGTGCTGTTCGCGCTCCCGATCTCGGCGGAGACGCGCATCCTGGAGATGCTCAGGAAGCTCTGGGTGCTGCCGGTCGACATCCGTCTCTCCGCACACACCAACAAGCTGCGTTTCCGCCCCCGCTCTTATTCCTATCTCGGCGAGGTACCGACCCTCGACGTGTTCGAGGCGCCGATCACCGATTGGGATCTAGTGATGAAATGGCTGTTCGACCGCGTCGTCGGCAGCCTCGCGCTGCTCGCGGCTCTTCCCGTGATGGCATTGGTGGCGCTGGCGGTGAAGCTCGACAGCCCCGGCCCCGCGCTGTTCCGCCAGAAGCGGTTCGGCTTCAACAATGAACGCATCGACGTCTATAAATTCCGCTCGATGTATCATCATCAGGCCGACCCGACGGCATCGAAGGTCGTGACCAAGAACGATCCGCGCGTCACCCGCGTCGGCCGCTTCATCCGCAAGACCAGCCTGGACGAACTCCCCCAGCTCTTCAATGTGGTCTTCGCCGGCAATCTCTCCCTGGTCGGCCCACGTCCGCATGCGGTGCAGGGCAAGCTCCAGAGCCGGCTGTTCGATGAGGCCGTCGACGGCTATTTCGCCCGCCACCGCGTCAAGCCCGGCATCACCGGCTGGGCCCAGATCAACGGCTGGCGCGGCGAGATCGACAATGAAGAAAAGATCCAGAAGCGCGTCGAGTTCGACCTCTACTACATCGAGAACTGGTCGGTGCTGTTCGATCTCGTCATTCTCCTGAAGACCCCGCTCTCGCTGCTGACCAAGAACGAGAACGCGTATTGA
- a CDS encoding glycosyltransferase family 4 protein yields MPPSPDQPLRILHAVRAPVGGIFRHILDVANGQVDRGHHVGILADSLTGGERADKALAELAPRLKLGVHRMAIRREPSPEDFLVWWRMRRLIAALKPDVLHGHGAKAGAFVRMRRRADDTIRIYTPHGGSLHYPLNTLKGEFYARLERSLMDATDLFLFESAFARDTYQRIVGTPKGVVHCVFNGVTPEEFEPVAIADDATDLCYVGEFRHIKGADLLVDAVARLHEGGKKITLTLGGDGEETAALKAQVERLGLTDAIRFIGHVKARYGFSKGRLLVVPSRGDSMPYVVIEAGAAGIPMIAARVGGIPEIFGADSPALFAASNAEAMAEAIAAALDDAQATTQRASALRERISAHFSQQAMVDGVLAGYRDAFANH; encoded by the coding sequence ATGCCTCCCTCTCCCGACCAGCCGCTTCGCATTCTACACGCCGTCCGCGCCCCCGTCGGAGGCATATTCCGTCACATTCTCGACGTCGCCAACGGCCAGGTTGATCGCGGCCATCACGTCGGAATTCTCGCCGACAGCCTCACTGGCGGCGAGCGTGCAGACAAGGCGCTTGCCGAACTTGCGCCGCGATTGAAGCTCGGCGTGCATCGGATGGCGATCCGCCGCGAACCCTCGCCGGAGGATTTTCTGGTCTGGTGGCGCATGCGCCGCCTGATTGCGGCGCTCAAGCCCGACGTCTTGCATGGTCACGGCGCCAAAGCCGGCGCCTTCGTTCGCATGCGGCGCCGCGCCGACGATACCATCCGCATCTACACGCCCCATGGCGGCTCGCTGCACTATCCGCTCAACACCCTGAAGGGGGAGTTTTACGCGCGCCTCGAACGCTCTTTGATGGACGCGACGGACTTGTTCCTGTTCGAGAGCGCCTTCGCCCGGGACACCTACCAGCGCATCGTCGGTACGCCCAAGGGCGTGGTGCATTGCGTCTTCAACGGCGTGACGCCGGAAGAGTTCGAACCCGTCGCAATCGCGGATGACGCCACCGACCTCTGCTATGTCGGCGAGTTCAGGCACATCAAGGGCGCGGACCTCCTGGTCGACGCGGTGGCGCGGTTGCACGAGGGCGGCAAGAAAATCACGCTGACGCTCGGCGGCGACGGTGAGGAGACGGCGGCGCTGAAGGCGCAGGTCGAGCGGCTCGGCCTGACGGACGCGATCCGCTTCATCGGCCACGTCAAGGCGCGTTACGGTTTTTCCAAGGGGCGATTGCTGGTCGTTCCCTCGCGCGGCGATTCCATGCCCTATGTCGTCATCGAGGCCGGCGCAGCGGGCATTCCCATGATCGCAGCGCGTGTCGGCGGCATCCCGGAGATATTCGGTGCGGACAGCCCGGCGCTGTTCGCGGCGAGCAATGCCGAAGCCATGGCCGAGGCGATCGCAGCTGCGCTGGACGACGCGCAGGCGACCACGCAGCGCGCATCGGCCCTGCGCGAGCGCATTTCGGCCCATTTCTCCCAGCAGGCGATGGTCGACGGCGTGCTCGCGGGTTATCGCGATGCATTTGCCAATCATTAA
- a CDS encoding class I SAM-dependent methyltransferase: MNIAVPDIGTLFPIPSQTSAHDKRFLLQTIALAKRVLGSFSYVEIGSYLGGSLTPFLLDPACKTVLSIDERGRQQPDERGAKFDYSGITHQTMINNLVSRGVPTFKLTTFDGSVDAVQGADDSFEIAFIDGEHTDIACFRDFLWTLPLMKSDAIVLFHDSTLVYKALRMIGLYMRKSGRKHVLAKNHESDVTALFLGKFAEIDFAREFGQAAHWDEFFERSETEVIQHVLKNRVSIQFDAVVTPVRTFPA, translated from the coding sequence ATGAATATCGCCGTACCGGATATCGGAACGCTTTTTCCAATCCCCTCCCAGACCAGCGCTCACGACAAACGGTTCTTGTTGCAGACCATTGCGCTCGCCAAGCGTGTCCTGGGATCATTCTCCTACGTTGAGATCGGCTCCTATCTCGGAGGCAGCCTCACGCCATTTTTGCTGGACCCTGCCTGCAAAACGGTCCTGTCGATCGACGAACGCGGCCGGCAACAACCGGATGAGAGGGGAGCTAAATTCGACTATTCCGGAATTACGCACCAGACGATGATCAACAATCTGGTGTCGCGTGGTGTTCCGACGTTCAAGCTCACGACGTTCGACGGCTCCGTCGATGCGGTGCAAGGGGCTGACGATAGTTTCGAGATCGCCTTCATCGATGGCGAGCACACCGATATCGCCTGCTTTAGGGATTTCCTGTGGACGCTGCCCCTAATGAAGAGCGATGCCATCGTCCTCTTTCACGACAGCACGCTGGTCTACAAGGCGCTCCGCATGATCGGCCTGTACATGCGGAAGTCGGGACGCAAGCACGTGCTCGCGAAGAACCATGAGTCTGATGTCACGGCCCTCTTCCTTGGAAAATTCGCCGAGATCGATTTCGCGAGAGAGTTCGGTCAGGCCGCGCACTGGGACGAGTTTTTCGAGAGGTCGGAAACCGAGGTCATCCAGCACGTTCTGAAGAACCGGGTGAGCATTCAATTCGACGCGGTCGTGACCCCGGTCAGGACGTTTCCTGCCTGA
- a CDS encoding GNAT family N-acetyltransferase, with the protein MTMAAAMQSRTAESPARSKASRIARVDIVADLGEAERTWRTLEEPGHLFTPYQRFDLLGTWQRSVGEREGARPFVVIARDAEQNPLALLPLALRRHHGLRTACFMGGKHTTFNMGLWNAEFAAQAIASDLDALFAPLRDRVDVLALMQQPKRWHDQQNPFAFLPRQSAINGCPVLIMEPGGPPASRISNSFRRRLKSKEKKLQALPGYRYHLATSDADVTRLLDWFFRIKPARMAEQKLPDVFAEPGVEQFIRGACLAPRGEGRVIDIHALECDDEVIAIFAGVADGQRFSMMFNTYTMSEHARFSPGLILMRYIIDRYGERGYRSLDLGIGSDDYKRMFCKNDEDIFDSFVPLTPRGKLAAMAMSSINHGKRLVKQNQMLFDLARQLRQAFG; encoded by the coding sequence ATGACCATGGCTGCGGCGATGCAAAGCCGGACGGCAGAATCGCCAGCGCGGTCCAAAGCGAGCCGTATTGCGCGTGTCGATATCGTCGCCGATCTCGGTGAAGCCGAGAGGACCTGGCGCACGCTCGAGGAGCCCGGTCACCTCTTCACGCCCTATCAGCGGTTCGATCTGCTGGGCACCTGGCAACGATCGGTCGGAGAGCGCGAAGGCGCCCGTCCCTTCGTCGTGATCGCCCGCGATGCCGAGCAGAATCCGCTCGCGCTGCTTCCGCTGGCACTCCGCCGGCACCACGGCCTGCGCACGGCCTGCTTCATGGGCGGCAAGCATACCACCTTCAACATGGGGCTTTGGAACGCCGAGTTCGCGGCACAGGCCATCGCTAGCGACCTCGACGCGCTTTTCGCACCGCTGCGCGACAGGGTCGACGTGCTCGCTTTGATGCAGCAACCGAAGCGCTGGCACGATCAGCAGAATCCGTTCGCGTTCCTGCCGCGGCAGAGCGCAATCAACGGCTGTCCCGTGCTCATCATGGAGCCGGGCGGCCCGCCGGCATCGCGGATCAGCAACTCGTTCCGCCGCCGGCTCAAAAGCAAAGAGAAGAAGCTTCAGGCGCTTCCCGGCTACCGCTATCACCTCGCCACATCAGACGCGGACGTCACCCGCCTACTCGACTGGTTCTTCCGCATCAAACCGGCTCGGATGGCGGAGCAGAAGCTGCCTGATGTCTTCGCCGAGCCTGGCGTCGAGCAATTCATCCGCGGTGCCTGCCTGGCGCCGCGCGGCGAAGGACGCGTCATCGACATTCATGCGTTGGAATGCGACGACGAGGTGATCGCGATCTTCGCCGGTGTCGCCGACGGCCAGCGCTTTTCGATGATGTTCAACACCTATACGATGTCGGAGCATGCCCGCTTCAGTCCGGGCCTGATCCTGATGCGCTACATCATCGACCGATACGGCGAGCGCGGCTACCGCTCCCTCGACCTCGGCATCGGATCAGATGACTACAAGCGCATGTTCTGCAAGAACGACGAGGACATCTTCGACAGCTTCGTGCCCCTTACCCCGCGCGGCAAGCTCGCCGCCATGGCCATGTCATCGATCAACCACGGCAAGCGCCTGGTGAAGCAGAACCAGATGCTGTTCGATCTGGCGCGACAGCTCAGGCAAGCCTTCGGATAG